In Pseudomonas hamedanensis, a single window of DNA contains:
- a CDS encoding cyanate transporter has product METVRTTARPAVWLMLAIMLVALNLRPSMAAVGPLLSAIRGDIALSFGVASLLTMLPVMAMGLAMFVGLGIARRLGEQRTLLLSLLIIGLATLSRLLVDSAAELIASAVLAGLGIALIQALMPALIKSRFPNSVALCMGLYVTSIMGGAAIAASFAPLVLAHTGQWRSGLAIWAALALLALLFVWSQRHNLASPTAKAPRQDALFSNARAWLLAIFFGLGTASYTCVLAWLAPYYVENGWSEQNAGLLLGFLTAMEVISGLVVPAIANRSRDRRWVLAALLGLIIGGFCGLILSPQSLSLLWPCLLGLGIGGLFPMSLIVSLDHLDDPQRAGGLTAFVQGIGYLIAGLSPLLAGLIRDRLGSFEWAWWSLTLVMVVMLLMTLRFDPRYYRRHFR; this is encoded by the coding sequence ATGGAAACCGTACGCACCACCGCCCGCCCCGCTGTCTGGCTGATGCTCGCGATCATGCTGGTCGCGCTCAATCTGCGTCCTTCGATGGCAGCGGTCGGGCCGTTACTCTCGGCGATTCGCGGCGACATTGCGTTGAGCTTTGGTGTCGCGTCGCTGCTGACCATGCTGCCAGTGATGGCCATGGGGCTGGCGATGTTTGTCGGCCTCGGCATCGCTCGGCGATTGGGCGAACAGCGAACGCTGTTGCTGTCATTGCTGATCATCGGCTTGGCAACCCTGTCGCGCCTGTTGGTCGACTCGGCCGCCGAGTTGATCGCCAGCGCGGTGCTGGCGGGTCTGGGCATCGCGCTGATTCAGGCGCTGATGCCGGCCTTGATCAAGTCGCGCTTCCCCAACAGCGTTGCGCTGTGCATGGGGTTGTATGTCACCTCGATCATGGGCGGCGCGGCGATTGCCGCCTCGTTCGCACCGCTGGTGCTGGCGCACACCGGGCAATGGCGCAGCGGTCTGGCGATCTGGGCGGCGCTGGCCTTGCTCGCGCTGCTGTTCGTCTGGTCGCAACGCCACAACCTGGCGTCGCCCACGGCGAAGGCGCCCCGCCAGGATGCCCTGTTCAGCAATGCCCGCGCCTGGCTGCTGGCAATCTTCTTCGGTCTCGGAACGGCGTCCTACACCTGTGTGCTGGCATGGCTTGCGCCGTACTACGTGGAGAACGGCTGGAGCGAACAAAACGCCGGCCTGCTGTTGGGTTTTCTGACCGCCATGGAGGTAATTTCCGGCCTGGTAGTGCCCGCCATCGCCAATCGCAGCCGCGATCGACGCTGGGTGCTGGCAGCGCTGCTCGGCCTGATCATCGGCGGTTTCTGTGGCTTGATCCTGAGTCCGCAGTCCCTCAGCCTGCTGTGGCCGTGCCTGCTGGGCCTGGGCATCGGCGGCTTGTTTCCGATGAGCCTGATCGTCTCGCTCGACCACCTCGACGATCCGCAACGCGCCGGTGGCCTGACCGCGTTTGTGCAAGGCATCGGTTACCTGATTGCCGGCCTCTCGCCGCTACTGGCCGGACTGATCCGCGACCGACTGGGCAGTTTCGAATGGGCCTGGTGGTCGTTGACCTTGGTGATGGTGGTGATGCTGCTGATGACGCTGCGCTTCGATCCACGGTATTACCGGCGACACTTTCGCTGA
- a CDS encoding LysR family transcriptional regulator gives MLNSNLLRKLDMQDLMVFIAVYEQSSVTDVSETLFVSQSTVSYCLKKLRTSFEDELFINTRTGMRPTYKASSMYSHVQKILESINLCHAGAPTFDPTQQAVTFNICAPEYFEQLILPRLLKRFDFDDLPVMVNVHKFETDVPADELRDGSLDLVISFGPNFHRHHADLKSRRLLEDDLVCVFDKRATPLEPRLSLQAFTERRHVFPTPWLSTTNMVDGWLARQAQKRQIVARSNSYSAALKMITGTDFILTLPRRIQRLLTNEAVFNHCEAPNGLPGFTLDMQWSQNADQDSANVWLREQVIKVCSELEAA, from the coding sequence ATGCTGAACAGTAACTTGCTTCGAAAGCTCGACATGCAGGACCTCATGGTGTTTATCGCCGTGTATGAGCAGAGCAGCGTCACCGATGTGTCGGAAACGCTGTTTGTCAGTCAGTCCACCGTCAGTTATTGCCTGAAGAAACTGCGCACCAGTTTCGAAGACGAACTGTTCATCAATACCCGCACCGGCATGCGCCCGACCTACAAGGCCAGCAGCATGTACAGCCATGTGCAGAAAATCCTCGAGAGCATCAACCTGTGCCACGCCGGGGCGCCGACATTTGACCCCACGCAACAGGCAGTCACCTTCAACATCTGCGCCCCGGAATATTTCGAGCAGTTGATCCTGCCGCGGTTGTTGAAGCGTTTCGACTTCGATGACTTGCCGGTGATGGTCAACGTGCACAAGTTTGAAACCGATGTGCCGGCGGATGAGTTGCGCGATGGCAGCCTCGATCTGGTGATCAGTTTCGGCCCTAACTTCCATCGTCACCACGCCGATCTGAAATCGCGCAGGCTGCTGGAAGATGATCTGGTCTGTGTCTTCGACAAACGCGCCACGCCGCTGGAACCACGCCTGAGCCTGCAAGCGTTCACCGAGCGTCGCCATGTGTTCCCGACGCCGTGGCTGTCGACCACCAACATGGTCGACGGCTGGCTGGCGCGGCAGGCGCAGAAACGCCAGATTGTTGCCCGCTCCAACAGTTACAGCGCCGCGTTGAAGATGATCACCGGCACTGACTTTATTCTCACCCTGCCGCGACGGATCCAGCGCTTGCTGACCAACGAGGCGGTGTTCAATCACTGCGAAGCGCCGAACGGCTTGCCGGGCTTTACCCTAGACATGCAGTGGAGCCAGAACGCCGATCAGGACAGCGCCAACGTCTGGCTGCGCGAGCAGGTGATCAAGGTGTGCAGCGAGCTGGAAGCGGCCTGA
- a CDS encoding 5-carboxymethyl-2-hydroxymuconate Delta-isomerase, with protein sequence MPHLHMEYTANLPQLNADVALIRLNNTLVGSGQFGAEFDIKSRAVKVETFKVGTAMGERAFIHVKLALLSGRSPQIKKQLSQSLLAVLQDLCEWPAGLEVQLCVELVDIDRESYSKTAIGV encoded by the coding sequence ATGCCACACCTGCACATGGAATACACCGCCAATCTGCCGCAGTTGAACGCCGACGTTGCGTTGATCCGGCTCAATAACACGTTGGTGGGGTCCGGTCAGTTCGGGGCGGAATTCGATATCAAGAGCCGCGCGGTCAAGGTCGAGACCTTCAAGGTGGGCACGGCCATGGGCGAGCGTGCGTTCATTCACGTGAAGCTGGCGCTGCTCAGTGGTCGTTCGCCGCAGATCAAAAAACAGTTGTCGCAGAGTCTGCTTGCCGTGTTGCAGGACCTCTGCGAATGGCCGGCCGGACTTGAAGTGCAACTGTGTGTCGAACTGGTCGACATCGATCGCGAGTCCTACAGCAAAACCGCAATCGGCGTTTGA
- a CDS encoding LysR substrate-binding domain-containing protein, translating into MNRNELRKADINLMVVFETLMLERNVTRAAEKLFLGQPTISSALNRLRTMLNDPLFIRVGHRMEPTARAEDIYRHLKPALDSLSVALSLTRDFDPAVSTMTFRIGLSDDVEFGLLPPLLRALRQEAPNVVFVVQHADYWRIPDLLAAGDITVGISQTRGLPANAKRKLLRHIQPSILRADASEHPLTLDEYCARPHVLVSHTANVSGYADEWLAELGRTRQVVLSVPQYSALPALLAGTDLIASLPDYTAAAMAASGLLFKESFPFKTPMLDLSMVWLSHVDSDPAERWLRSRLEAFMSERPLIAS; encoded by the coding sequence ATGAACCGCAATGAACTACGCAAGGCCGACATCAACCTGATGGTGGTTTTCGAGACCCTGATGCTGGAGCGCAACGTGACCCGGGCGGCCGAGAAACTGTTTCTCGGTCAGCCGACCATCAGCTCAGCGCTCAACCGCTTGCGCACCATGCTTAATGATCCGCTGTTCATCCGCGTGGGCCATCGCATGGAGCCGACGGCTCGTGCCGAAGATATCTACCGCCACCTCAAGCCCGCGCTGGATTCGCTCTCGGTCGCGCTGAGCCTGACCCGTGATTTCGACCCGGCTGTCAGCACCATGACCTTTCGCATCGGCCTGTCCGACGACGTCGAGTTCGGCCTGCTGCCGCCGCTGTTGCGTGCGTTGCGTCAGGAGGCGCCGAACGTGGTGTTTGTCGTGCAGCACGCCGACTACTGGCGAATTCCCGACCTGCTCGCCGCCGGTGACATCACCGTCGGCATCAGCCAGACCCGCGGCCTGCCGGCCAATGCCAAGCGCAAATTACTGCGGCACATCCAGCCGAGCATCCTGCGTGCCGACGCCAGCGAGCACCCGCTGACCCTCGATGAATATTGTGCGCGTCCGCATGTGCTGGTTTCCCACACGGCCAACGTCAGCGGTTACGCCGATGAGTGGCTGGCAGAGCTGGGCCGAACTCGTCAGGTGGTGTTGTCGGTGCCGCAATACAGCGCATTGCCAGCGCTGCTGGCCGGCACGGACCTGATTGCCAGCCTGCCGGATTACACCGCCGCGGCGATGGCGGCTTCGGGGCTGCTGTTCAAGGAGTCGTTTCCGTTCAAGACGCCCATGCTGGATCTGTCGATGGTCTGGCTCAGTCACGTCGACAGCGACCCGGCCGAGCGCTGGCTGCGTTCGCGCCTCGAAGCCTTTATGAGCGAACGGCCGCTGATTGCGTCCTGA
- a CDS encoding DUF6311 domain-containing protein, whose protein sequence is MKEWNKSPALAILPLLLGALAFLLVIGPRALDPQNIAWLAEGDPATHYLGWVFFRHSPWTFPLGLNPSYGMELGSAIIFSDSNPLLALLFKPFNQWLPETFQYFGIWLLACFVLQAWFAWKLLGLMTANPLLRLLGAGLLVFSPPMFVRTGGHLSLAGHFLILAALYFALRPSLQRRRLAWGVLLSATALVHAYLLVMVALIWVADVLGKVTAAKLTRRQGLIEFGGLFALVSVCCWQAGYFSIVDGAGGGGFGWYRMNLLALFDADGWSLLLPDIKTAGGDYEGFNYLGLGALLLLPLAVLALFSARIDGKALLRSYPWLLLAMLGLSLFALSNQIGVGLHTFSYPLPKTIEGLASIFRASGRMFWPVFYGIVLLLIYLVVRGYRPAIAMALLAMALTAQVLDTRLAWAGLRAAKMLPPSAAWASPMRDPFWASAAAHYRNIRVLAPQNQAERWQVIADFAGRHRLKTDAVYMGRVSPSALAEAQREARRRLESGQYEADSLYILDDDSLDLASKTLRSDTDLLTRVDDFVVLAPGWKRCERCLPMADEGRAISSLVLSRPGLVHTYDRKSRQLVSGWGAPETWGTWSEGTEAHIALRVAPQTQSIVIEALAFALPPGLSQRVIVSIDGVEVLSTRLTQAQGNRLQIPLSAAIRQTLAQDATLRLQIQLPDAASPRSLGANDDARVMGIGIKTLTVQ, encoded by the coding sequence ATGAAGGAATGGAACAAGTCTCCAGCCCTGGCGATTTTGCCGTTGTTATTGGGAGCGCTGGCATTTCTCCTGGTGATCGGCCCGCGCGCACTGGATCCGCAAAACATCGCCTGGCTCGCCGAAGGGGATCCGGCGACGCATTATCTGGGGTGGGTATTTTTCCGTCATTCACCGTGGACGTTCCCGCTTGGACTCAATCCTTCCTATGGGATGGAATTGGGCAGCGCGATTATTTTTTCTGACTCCAATCCGTTATTGGCGCTGCTGTTCAAACCGTTCAACCAGTGGTTGCCTGAGACGTTCCAGTATTTCGGCATCTGGCTGCTGGCCTGTTTTGTTCTGCAAGCCTGGTTCGCCTGGAAACTGCTCGGTCTGATGACGGCAAACCCGCTGCTTCGCCTACTGGGCGCAGGGCTGTTGGTATTTTCCCCTCCGATGTTTGTCCGTACCGGCGGGCATTTATCCCTGGCCGGGCATTTTCTGATTCTGGCCGCGCTGTACTTCGCGCTACGTCCGTCCCTGCAGCGACGGCGTCTGGCCTGGGGCGTCTTGCTGTCGGCTACAGCGCTGGTGCACGCTTACTTGTTGGTGATGGTCGCACTGATCTGGGTTGCCGATGTGTTGGGCAAAGTCACGGCCGCCAAATTGACTCGACGGCAGGGGCTGATCGAGTTCGGCGGTCTGTTCGCGCTGGTCAGCGTGTGTTGTTGGCAGGCGGGTTACTTCAGCATTGTCGATGGCGCCGGTGGTGGTGGTTTCGGCTGGTATCGGATGAACCTGCTGGCATTGTTCGACGCCGATGGGTGGTCGCTCCTTTTACCGGACATCAAGACGGCCGGCGGCGACTACGAGGGCTTCAACTATCTGGGGCTCGGCGCGCTGCTGCTGTTGCCCTTGGCGGTGTTGGCGTTGTTCTCCGCGCGCATCGACGGCAAGGCGCTGCTGCGCAGTTATCCATGGCTGTTGTTGGCGATGCTTGGGCTGAGTCTGTTTGCGTTGTCCAATCAGATCGGCGTAGGCCTGCACACGTTCAGTTATCCGCTGCCCAAAACCATCGAGGGCCTGGCGAGTATTTTTCGTGCCTCGGGGCGCATGTTCTGGCCGGTGTTCTACGGCATTGTTCTGTTGCTGATCTATCTGGTGGTCCGCGGCTACCGGCCGGCCATTGCCATGGCCCTGCTGGCCATGGCGCTGACCGCGCAAGTGCTCGACACCCGCTTGGCCTGGGCCGGTTTGCGTGCGGCAAAAATGCTGCCGCCGAGCGCCGCCTGGGCCAGTCCGATGCGCGATCCGTTTTGGGCCAGCGCTGCCGCTCACTACCGGAATATTCGCGTGCTGGCGCCGCAGAACCAGGCAGAGCGCTGGCAGGTCATCGCTGATTTCGCCGGGCGGCATCGATTGAAAACCGATGCGGTGTACATGGGACGGGTGAGCCCTTCGGCACTCGCCGAAGCCCAGCGCGAGGCCCGGCGTCGTCTCGAGTCCGGGCAGTATGAGGCCGACTCGCTGTACATCCTTGACGACGACTCCCTCGACCTCGCCAGCAAAACCCTTCGCAGCGATACCGACTTGCTGACTCGGGTCGACGATTTTGTCGTGCTCGCGCCGGGCTGGAAACGCTGCGAGCGATGTCTGCCGATGGCTGATGAAGGTCGCGCGATTTCCTCCCTTGTGCTGAGCCGTCCGGGACTGGTGCACACGTACGATCGCAAGAGTCGGCAATTGGTCAGCGGTTGGGGCGCTCCAGAGACCTGGGGGACCTGGAGCGAGGGGACAGAGGCGCACATTGCGTTACGCGTTGCCCCGCAAACGCAATCGATCGTCATCGAAGCGCTGGCATTCGCCTTGCCTCCTGGCCTCAGTCAACGTGTCATCGTCAGCATCGATGGCGTTGAGGTGCTGTCGACGCGCCTGACCCAGGCTCAGGGCAATCGACTGCAAATCCCCCTGAGCGCGGCGATCCGCCAAACCCTGGCGCAGGACGCTACGCTGAGGCTCCAGATACAGCTTCCTGACGCCGCCAGCCCGCGCAGTCTGGGGGCCAACGATGATGCTCGCGTCATGGGCATCGGTATCAAGACCCTGACCGTGCAATGA
- a CDS encoding GtrA family protein, with protein MTSSEKSALIQRGLRFAVTGLFVTALHALVAVLFINFVVALPPLANGVAFVVATVVSYVINTTWSFSARLQGRTLWRFLAVSACGFVLAMFVAWAAQVAGLHYGLGIGAVALTIPAFTFVLHNFWTYR; from the coding sequence GTGACATCCAGTGAAAAGTCAGCTCTGATCCAGCGTGGTCTGCGTTTCGCGGTGACCGGCTTGTTCGTCACCGCCCTGCATGCACTGGTGGCCGTGCTGTTCATCAATTTTGTTGTCGCGCTGCCGCCCCTCGCCAACGGCGTGGCCTTTGTTGTGGCGACGGTGGTGTCGTATGTGATCAACACCACCTGGAGCTTTTCCGCCCGATTGCAGGGCCGCACCCTCTGGCGTTTCCTCGCCGTGTCGGCATGTGGTTTTGTGTTGGCGATGTTTGTCGCCTGGGCCGCGCAGGTGGCCGGCCTCCACTACGGGTTGGGCATTGGCGCCGTGGCGCTGACCATCCCGGCATTCACGTTTGTCCTGCACAACTTCTGGACGTACCGATGA
- a CDS encoding class I SAM-dependent methyltransferase, with translation MDLKETDILGGSIDEHWYYCSKAAATRRLLGDEPIRRILDVGAGSGFFSHHLLTHTDAQEAWCVDISYPADSSATTAGKPVHYRRGIDAIDADLVLLMDVLEHVDDDLGLLKAYVDKVPSGSRFLMTVPAFQFLWSGHDDFLEHKRRYTLAQFETLARDAGLTVRRGAYYFGAVFPLAAALRLLPQGRQAAEPRSQLKRHHPLVNAALKTLCRVELPLLSLNRLAGLSVFVLAQKP, from the coding sequence ATGGATCTCAAGGAAACCGACATCCTCGGCGGCAGCATCGACGAGCATTGGTATTACTGCTCCAAGGCCGCCGCCACCCGACGGTTGCTGGGCGATGAGCCGATCAGGCGCATTCTTGATGTCGGTGCCGGGTCGGGGTTTTTCTCCCACCATCTGCTGACCCATACCGATGCGCAGGAAGCGTGGTGTGTGGACATCAGTTATCCCGCCGACTCCAGCGCTACCACCGCGGGCAAACCCGTGCATTACCGTCGCGGGATCGATGCCATCGACGCCGACCTGGTGCTGCTGATGGACGTGTTGGAGCATGTCGATGATGACCTCGGTCTGCTCAAGGCTTACGTCGACAAAGTGCCGTCGGGCAGTCGTTTTCTCATGACCGTGCCGGCGTTCCAGTTTCTGTGGAGCGGTCACGATGACTTCCTTGAGCACAAGCGTCGCTACACCCTGGCGCAATTCGAAACACTGGCCCGTGACGCCGGGCTGACGGTGCGGCGCGGTGCCTATTATTTCGGTGCGGTGTTTCCTTTGGCGGCGGCGTTGCGCTTATTGCCGCAAGGTCGGCAGGCAGCGGAGCCACGTTCGCAGCTCAAGCGCCATCACCCGTTGGTGAACGCGGCGCTGAAGACGCTTTGCCGGGTGGAGCTGCCGTTGCTGAGTCTGAATCGTCTGGCCGGCCTGAGCGTCTTTGTGCTGGCGCAGAAACCGTGA
- a CDS encoding glycosyltransferase family 2 protein, whose translation MTEHGTQQAARVALSLVVPVFNEEDSLDRFLARIDQVFAAQALIDLELVFINDGSTDATLERLLEHQRRDSRLRIVDLSRNFGKEAALSAGLQMATGQVVVPIDADLQDPPEVILQMIERWREGYEVVLGHRISRHSDTWAKQTSAHWFYRLHNRIAEQPLPENVGDFRLMDRCVVDALLTLPESRRFMKGLFAWVGFRTTHVDYERPERVAGHSKFNGWRLWNFALEGITSFSTEPLRIWTYVGAAVSLVSFAFAMFIVLRTLIHGVDMPGYASLMVAVTFLGGLQLIGIGILGEYLGRTYIESKRRPVFLVRRVYDPKD comes from the coding sequence TTGACTGAGCATGGAACGCAGCAGGCCGCTCGGGTGGCGTTGTCACTGGTTGTCCCGGTTTTTAACGAGGAGGACAGCCTCGACCGGTTTCTCGCGCGCATCGATCAGGTCTTTGCGGCGCAAGCGCTGATCGATCTTGAATTGGTGTTTATCAACGACGGCAGCACCGATGCCACCCTCGAGCGTTTGCTTGAGCATCAGCGCCGCGATTCGCGCCTGCGCATCGTCGATTTGAGTCGCAACTTCGGCAAGGAAGCAGCGTTGTCCGCCGGTTTGCAGATGGCGACCGGGCAGGTCGTGGTGCCGATCGACGCCGACCTGCAGGATCCGCCCGAAGTCATCCTGCAGATGATCGAGCGCTGGCGTGAGGGCTATGAAGTCGTACTCGGCCATCGCATCAGCCGCCACAGCGATACCTGGGCCAAGCAGACGTCGGCGCACTGGTTCTATCGCCTGCACAACCGCATTGCCGAACAGCCATTGCCCGAAAACGTCGGCGATTTTCGTCTGATGGACCGCTGCGTGGTTGATGCTCTGCTGACCTTGCCCGAGTCGCGACGCTTCATGAAAGGCCTGTTTGCCTGGGTCGGCTTCCGCACCACTCACGTCGATTACGAGCGCCCCGAGCGCGTGGCGGGGCACAGCAAGTTCAACGGCTGGCGCTTGTGGAACTTCGCGCTGGAAGGCATCACCAGTTTCAGCACCGAACCGCTGCGGATCTGGACCTATGTGGGCGCCGCGGTGTCGCTGGTGTCCTTTGCCTTCGCCATGTTCATTGTGCTGCGCACGCTGATTCATGGGGTCGACATGCCGGGGTACGCCTCGCTGATGGTTGCCGTGACCTTTCTCGGCGGCCTGCAATTGATCGGCATTGGCATCCTCGGCGAATACCTGGGCCGTACGTATATCGAATCCAAACGCCGGCCGGTTTTTCTGGTGCGTCGCGTCTATGACCCGAAGGACTGA
- a CDS encoding YegP family protein, whose amino-acid sequence MYFEIYRQSRGTPSTGKGQWRWRLRAGNHETLASGESYVNKADCLHVIGLIKAVQGETPIKEI is encoded by the coding sequence ATGTATTTCGAGATTTACCGACAATCCAGAGGCACCCCAAGCACCGGCAAAGGCCAATGGCGCTGGCGGCTACGAGCAGGCAATCACGAGACCCTCGCCAGCGGCGAATCTTATGTGAACAAGGCTGACTGTTTGCACGTGATCGGGTTGATCAAGGCTGTGCAGGGGGAGACGCCGATAAAGGAGATCTAA
- a CDS encoding PAAR domain-containing protein — MAKPAARITDPTSCPIPGHGPKAIASGSPNVFFDGLAAARKDDKCTCGSALTSAVSSTVFINGQNAALVGTVGNHGDVVIGGSGTVIIGSSHTPAPFIPPTPMVLHGNWIGFRIPAKESYQGLACTAHFDDGSSMPGVFDANNSVKFTNPTGKTCHTLAFAHHENTCTTAGIDGLLNDILG, encoded by the coding sequence ATGGCAAAGCCAGCAGCGCGCATCACCGACCCAACCAGTTGTCCCATCCCTGGACACGGACCGAAAGCTATCGCGTCCGGATCTCCTAATGTGTTTTTCGACGGTCTTGCAGCCGCTCGCAAAGATGATAAGTGCACCTGCGGTAGTGCGTTAACCTCGGCAGTGTCTTCCACAGTGTTTATTAACGGCCAAAATGCTGCGCTAGTCGGCACTGTCGGTAACCATGGAGACGTCGTGATCGGCGGCTCGGGTACGGTCATTATCGGAAGCTCACATACCCCAGCCCCCTTTATTCCGCCTACGCCCATGGTCCTCCACGGGAACTGGATCGGCTTTAGAATACCTGCGAAAGAAAGCTATCAAGGGCTTGCCTGTACGGCACACTTTGACGATGGCTCCTCCATGCCCGGCGTCTTTGACGCAAACAACTCGGTCAAATTCACCAACCCCACCGGAAAAACGTGCCATACCTTGGCATTCGCCCATCACGAAAATACATGCACAACCGCAGGTATTGACGGGCTGCTGAATGACATCTTGGGATAA
- a CDS encoding DUF7079 family protein: MGYILTDADRARIQIALAEAFVDSTVDYASIAERIRGFDPKVVEDILYSEVAPVCFSNLETPVPPVWSGFQDEWLLKEIAEELKARKASWLGRSFHLLKVTWLRYSYGYIWKELAKSLKPQ; the protein is encoded by the coding sequence TTGGGATATATTCTAACTGACGCGGATCGAGCACGTATCCAAATTGCGCTGGCAGAAGCCTTCGTGGACAGTACTGTTGACTATGCCTCCATTGCAGAGCGAATCCGAGGCTTTGACCCAAAGGTTGTTGAGGACATCCTGTACTCTGAGGTCGCGCCTGTATGTTTCAGCAACCTTGAAACCCCCGTCCCGCCAGTTTGGAGTGGTTTTCAGGATGAATGGCTACTAAAGGAAATCGCCGAAGAACTTAAAGCGCGGAAAGCCAGCTGGCTAGGCCGTAGCTTCCATCTGTTAAAGGTCACATGGCTACGCTACAGCTATGGTTACATTTGGAAGGAGCTTGCGAAATCCCTCAAGCCTCAGTAG
- a CDS encoding HNH endonuclease translates to MSRNFVSEADAAIALDLAQRVESGHLRRAAAFNLLTTIHQFAPHTANAYLNCYPHLRRGTPWKATVAVHAVRAILETVASVGANNLLTALQSVKGHLDYFAGRGKNLIALQALLQEFQMRLAVSAQISHSDLDLESRVRKASADDAVLRRQRLAVAITKPKRTVRIVHDYYRNADVIVEVLNRAQGACEGCGEPAPFNRRSNGTAYLEVHHIVRLADDGNDTVENAIALCPNCHRRKHFG, encoded by the coding sequence ATGTCCCGCAACTTTGTTTCAGAAGCAGATGCTGCAATTGCGCTGGATCTCGCACAACGAGTGGAAAGCGGTCACTTACGGCGCGCGGCGGCATTCAATCTTTTAACAACCATTCACCAGTTCGCGCCGCACACTGCCAACGCTTACTTAAATTGCTATCCGCACCTACGACGCGGTACACCTTGGAAAGCAACCGTAGCTGTACATGCTGTCCGAGCGATATTAGAAACTGTCGCATCTGTCGGGGCGAATAATTTGCTCACTGCCCTGCAATCCGTAAAAGGACATTTGGACTACTTTGCTGGTCGCGGAAAAAATCTCATCGCCTTACAAGCTCTGCTCCAAGAGTTCCAAATGCGGCTTGCAGTTTCGGCACAAATTTCCCACTCCGACCTCGATCTTGAAAGTCGAGTACGTAAAGCATCTGCAGATGATGCGGTCCTTCGACGCCAGAGGTTGGCTGTCGCAATCACAAAGCCGAAACGAACCGTACGTATCGTGCATGACTATTACCGTAATGCTGATGTCATTGTGGAGGTTCTGAATAGGGCTCAAGGTGCATGCGAAGGCTGCGGTGAGCCAGCGCCCTTCAATCGGCGATCAAATGGCACCGCTTACCTTGAGGTGCACCACATAGTTCGCTTGGCGGATGACGGTAATGACACAGTCGAGAACGCAATTGCCCTCTGTCCGAACTGTCACAGACGCAAGCATTTCGGTTGA
- the purC gene encoding phosphoribosylaminoimidazolesuccinocarboxamide synthase — protein sequence MEKREELYRGKAKSVYKTDDADRLILLFRNDTSAFDGKRIEQLDRKGMVNNKFNAFIMQKLEAAGIPTQFDKLLGDNECLVKKLDMIPVECVVRNYAAGSLVKRLGVEEGMKLNPYTFELFLKDDAKGDPFINESHVVAFGWGTAEQLARMKELSLKVNEVLSKLFDDAGLLLVDFKLEFGVFSDGSIVLGDEFSPDGCRLWDKDTKKKMDKDRFRQGLGDVIEAYEEVANRLGVPL from the coding sequence ATGGAAAAACGTGAAGAACTCTACCGCGGCAAAGCCAAATCGGTTTACAAGACCGACGACGCTGACCGCTTGATCCTGCTGTTTCGCAACGACACCTCGGCGTTCGACGGCAAGCGCATCGAACAGCTCGATCGCAAAGGTATGGTGAACAACAAGTTCAACGCCTTCATCATGCAAAAGCTCGAAGCGGCCGGCATTCCGACCCAGTTCGACAAACTGCTCGGCGACAACGAATGCCTGGTGAAGAAGCTCGACATGATCCCGGTTGAATGCGTCGTGCGTAACTACGCCGCCGGCAGCCTGGTCAAGCGTCTGGGCGTCGAGGAGGGCATGAAGCTCAATCCGTACACCTTCGAACTGTTCCTCAAGGACGACGCCAAGGGCGACCCGTTCATCAACGAATCCCACGTCGTGGCATTCGGCTGGGGCACCGCCGAACAACTGGCACGCATGAAAGAACTGTCGCTCAAGGTTAACGAAGTCCTGAGCAAACTGTTCGACGACGCCGGCCTGCTGCTGGTCGACTTCAAGCTTGAATTCGGCGTGTTCAGCGACGGCTCCATCGTCCTGGGTGACGAGTTCAGCCCGGACGGCTGCCGTCTGTGGGACAAGGACACCAAGAAGAAAATGGACAAGGACCGCTTCCGCCAAGGCCTCGGTGACGTCATTGAAGCCTACGAAGAAGTCGCCAATCGTCTGGGTGTACCGCTTTAA